The DNA segment AGAATTAAAAAGAAAAAATCTCAATGTATTATTTAAAAATCAAGGTGTATATAATGGTTTATTAGGTGTTGCTTTGGTATATGGAACATTTATAGCAAGCAATCAAAAAGAAATTATTGGAATGTTGTTAGTTTATATTATATTAGTAGCTATATACGGGGGTCTAACTAGTGATAAAAAAATTATTTTAAAACAAGGGGGACTACCGATTTTAGCATTTATTTCATTATTTTTCTAGTATTCAGAGGTGAAATATGGGAAATGTAGCAGTAATTATTGGTGCAACTGGTGCTGTTGGTCGTGAAATTTTAGAAGAGGTTTTAAAAAAAGAGTTTTACAAAAAGGTTTATATACTGGGACGTAGTTCCGTTACTAAACTAGTGGATAACGAGAAATTAGAAAAGATAGTTGTTGATTTTGAAAATTTAGAGTTTGAGACAAATATTTTAAATAACGCTGATATATTTGCTTCCTTAGGAACAACAATAAAAATAGCGAAGACTAAGGAAAATCAACGAAAAATAGATTTAGATTATACAATCAACTTCGCGAAGATTTGTGAAGGAAAAATTAGGAGTTTTAATGTAGTATCAGCGATTGGAGCAAATAGTAGGTCTAAAAGCTTTTACACTTCTTTAAAAGGGGAGTTAGAAGAAAGATTACAAGAAATGAATTTAGGAATTTTGAGAATATACAGACCGTCATTATTAATTTCTAAAAGAATTGATACCCGCATTATGGAAGAGTTCTTTATTAAAATTTCTCCTATGCTTAAGCCTATACTACATGGGAAATTTAAAAAATATAGTCCTATTGAAGTAGGTTTATTAGGGAAAGAAATAGTTAGATTTGCGATAGAATATAAAGAAAAAGGGATATATACTTATTCTGATTTTAAAGAAGCTTAATGATATTATACATTAAGTTTTTTTATATTTTTAATAAGAAATTTATTAATAATGATAAAAATAAAAAAAGATATATAATGTACAGAATATATAAATATTATTTTTTAGTAAGGTGACAAAGTTATGTAGATTTAAATGATTAATTATTTATTATCTTAAATATATAAAAATTTAATTGCCGTATTTTTGAAAAATATACAATTATTTAGAGACAATTGCTATTTAAAAACATATTAATATCTTTTAAAATTAAATTTATTGAGATATATTTTTTATTGAAAAGAAAATATTATTATGATATAGTATCTTTTAAAGTAAACTATTTAAAAAAATAGTTTTCTTAAATCTACATATTAAAAAGGAGATAACAGTATGAAAAAAGGGTTAACAATATTCGCATTGACTACTATTCTTTGTGGAGCAGCTGCAATAACAGATGTAAAACATGAAGCTTTTGCAAAAAGTAGTTCGAGCTCAAAAGGAAGTAGTGCAAGTTCAGGAGGACGAGGTTCAAGTTCGAAGGGTGGTAGTTCGCATTCAGGAGGCAGAAGCTCAAGTTCAAAAGGAAGTAGTGCACACTCAGGAAGTAGAAGTTCAAGTTCAAAAGGAAGCAGTACACACTCAGGAGGCAGAAGCTCAAGTTCAAAAGGAAGTAGTGCACACTCAGGAAGTAGAAGTTCAAGTTCAAAAGGAAGCAGTACACACTCAGGAAGCAGAAGTTCAAGTTCAAAAGGGGCTAGTGCAAGCTTAGGAGGAAAAACTTCAAATTCAAAAGGGGCTAGTGTAAGCTTAGGAGGAAAAACTTCAAGTTCAAAAGGGACTAGTGCAAGCTTAGGAGGAAAAACTTCAAGTTCAAAAGGGGCTAGTGCAAGCTTAGGAGGAAAAACTTCAAGTTCAAAAGGGGCTAGTGCAAGCTTAGGAAGAAAAACTTCAAATTCAAAAGGGACTAGTGCAAGCTTAGGAAGAAAAACTTCAAGTTCAAAAGGGGCTAGTGCAAGCTTAGGAAGAAAAACTTCTAATTTAAAAGGGAACGTTTCACAAAAAGGGCAAACAAATAGAAATTCAAAAGGGAAACAAGTTTCTATAAATAAAAAAGCGAGTACGAGTGCTATTCAGAGTACAAAGAAAAATAATTCAGTAAAAGTAATTTCAAAAAATAAGAATAGAAAATTATCGAATAAAGCTGTCAGTATAAAAAATAAAACAGCTACAAAAGGAACTTCAAAAGTTAATAGTTTAAGAAAAACAAATAAAATTAATTTAACTAAAAAATCAGTTGTACCCCAGAAAAATCTTAAACTTACTAACATATCAAAAAAATATGTTACGAATAAAGCAGTTAATGCTAAGACAAAGATTGCTACACCACAAGAAATATCAAAATTATCAACTGTAGCAATTGCAAGATATGTTATAAAAACAAGAACAGGAGCTAAGCTAAATCAACTGCATGGGCATTATTGTGGACCAAAGCATGGAGATATTGTTAATGGTCCAAAACCAGTAGATGCATTAGATGCTTTATGTCGAGCTCATGATATAGGATATGATAGAAAAGGTTATTTTAATAGAGAAGTTAATAACGAATTTATAAGAGGTGTGTATAGAGATGCTCATAAAATGTCTCCGCAAGTAAGGGAGAAAGCTTATTATTATGCGGAAGGATTTAAGCGTATGAATAAAACACCATTACAAGAAGTGGCAAAATTTGGAAGTTTTGTTTCTGAAAAAGTTAAGGCAGTAGGTGCGGCGATAAGTAACGCTTTTAAGGCAGTAGGAAATGTTTTTAAATCAAATACAGCACCGATTGGTAAAGGGAGCCCTGTAAGTGAACGTGAAAATCGAAGTGAGAAATCACACCACTTATTCCTTCTTACTAAGAAAGTTGCGCATTAATCAAAGGTCATAGAATACTAGAGAGAAATACCTCAAAAATTAGTTTATTTTTGAGGTATTTTATAATGAAGGTATTACTCATAAAATTTAGAATAGTAACTTATGATAGAAAATTTTAACGTTATAAATTTCATTTGTTTTCTAAGCAGAAAAGGAGTATAATGAAATTAAATATAATAAATATTAATATAGTATAAAGGAGGAATAAAAATGAAAGTAGGAACAATTTTCGAAGAAGCAGGGTTATTAAAAAATCATGATAGATTTAAACTAGTTAAAAAAGTAGGTAAAAAGGGTGATTTAATAGCTAAACACAATCACCCAGAAGCACTGGTACTTTTTTCAGTAGTAAAAGGTAAAGTACAAGTACATTTAAATGATGATGAAGTCCATATTGTAGAGCCTGGAAAAGTTCTTCATTTTGATGGAGATAACTTTATTAATGCTGAATTTTTAACTGATGGAGAATTATTTGTTACTTTAGTTAATAAGTAGAGTAATTAGTGTAGTTTGTTATAAAATCTAAATTACTTTTAGGGAGGAAAATATGTTAAATCAAGTAATTTTAATTGGGAGATTAGTTAAAAAACCTGAGCTACGAGTTAGTGAAGGGGGAGTAAATTATATAAAAGCGACGTTGGCAGTCCAGTCGGAATTTAAAAATAAAGATGGAGACTACGATACAGAGTTTTTAGAGTTTACTGCATTTGGTAAGTTAGCAGAAAATACTGCAAAATATTGCGACAAGGGGAGTTTACTAAATATAGTGGGTAGCCTTAACAATAATGTTTATAAAGATAAAAATGGGGTGAATCACTATCAACTTTCAATCATAGCAAATAAAGTTTCATTTTTAAGTAGATCTGTTAAAAAAGAAGAAAAACAAGATGGAGACGTTTTTGTTTTAGGTCAGTAATTTTATAAAAAAGTAATTTAGATTTCCTAATATCTCTAATGTAGTTAAAGCTATATTAGAGATTTTTTATATAAAGGTAGATATTTGGTGTTGCTTATTAATAAAAATAATAGTAAAATAGTTAACATAAAATTGTATGCAAGGAGTCCATATTGTGAAGAAATATAAATTATCAATATTATTAGCAACTGCGGTATTAGGAGGAACTTATGTACTACCTGAAGCGAATAAAGTATTAGCTGCAGAAGTAAAAACAGAAGTTGTTGCACCTTCAATTCCAAATGAAAATACCGAAATACCAAAAGAGGTAAAAAATATAGGAGAGATACAAGGTGAAAGTCATCTAAGTCCTTTAGTTGGAAATAAAGTAATAATAAATAATGTCATTGTTACTAAAAAGGATAAAACTGGTTTTTATGTCCAAGATAAAGTATCTGATAACAATCCAAGAACATCTGATGCAATCTATGTTGCATCGAAAGATAACGTTGAAGTAGGGGACTTATTAAAAGTACAAGGTATTGTTAAAGAAGGATATATGGAAGAATATTCTGTTAAAGAAGGACAAACTTTTAAAACTCCAGCAGGAAGTTTGACAGTTACACAAATCACTAATGTAACAATTACAAAATTAGGTACAACAGATTTACCCAAACCTATTAATATTTCAGGGAAGATGCCTAAAGATATAGTAGATAATACCCCTACAAAATATAACCCAGAGACTGAAGCTTTGGATTATTGGGAAAGTTTAGAAGGTATGCTTGTAGAAGTGAATAAACCAAGTGTAGTAGGGCCCCAATACAAAGGAGATATCTATGTATTACCAGGTGATTATAAAGGCCAAAAATTAAATAATATTGGTGGTGTAAATCTTCGATCTGGAGTTCAAAACACAGAAACATTACCAATTATAGTAGGAAATAAATTTGTAGCGAAAGCAAAAGATTACTTTACTGAAAATATTTCAGGGGTAGTTACTTATAGAAATAAAACATATAAAATTGATCCAAATAATGTGCCGAATTTACAAGATGGAGGCTTAAAACGAGAGGTATCTAAAATCTATCCATCAGAAGATAAGTTGACAATAGCTTCTTATAATATTGAAAACTTTTCTGCCAATAATAATGGGCATGATGAAACACCTGAAGAAAAAGTTGATAAGATAGCAAATTCATTCATAAAAGAAGTTCATAGTCCAGATATTATTACTTTAATAGAAGTTCAAGATAATAATGGTGGAGTTAATGACGGAACTGTAGATGGAGTTAAGAGTGGAGAAAAACTAGCACAAAGAATCAAACAGCTAGGAGGGCCAGAATATAAATATACTGAAATAGCTCCAGTTGACGGAAAAGATGGTGGGAAACCAGGTGCAAATATTAGGGTAGCATATTTATATAATCCAAAGAGAGTAACTTTAGTTGGAAAAGATAAAGGCGGAAGCGAAGAAGCGGCACGTTTTGTAAATGGACATTTAGAGAAAAATCCAGCAAGAATTGATCCAACAAATGTTCATTTTGATAAAGTAAGAAAATCATTAGCTGCTGAATTTGAATTTAAAGGTGAAAGAATAGTAGTTATAGCTAATCACTTAAAATCTAAAATAGGAGATGATGCAATTTACGGTTCTAATCAACCATCAGTGGAAAATACTAAAGCAAAACGTATAGAAGAAGCAAAAATTTTGAATGCTTTCATTAAAGAAGGATTACGCCAAAATCCTAATTTAAAATTTGTACTTACTGGAGATTTCAATGATTTTGAATTTTCTGATAGTGTGAAAACAATAGTAGGGAATGAGCTCGTAAACTTAATGGCTGAACATGATGCGGGAGATAGATATTCATACTTCTATCGTGGAAGTAATCAAAGTTTAGATAATATTTTAGTTTCTAAAAATATTAAAGATAAAGTAGTATTTTCTCCTGTTCATATTAATGCATCATTTATGGAAGAACATGGAAGAGCATCGGATCATGATCCTGTAGTTGTTCAAATAGACTTTAGTAAACCAAAACAATCTACAACTCCAGAAGTTAAACCAACATTACCTGAATTATCAGGTGAATCAGATAATTCTAATAAAGAAAAAACTAATCGAAGTAAAGATGAAAAAACTATATTACCTAAAACAGGATTAACTTCATCTAGCTCATTAGTATTTGTTACATTAGGTGTT comes from the Gemella morbillorum genome and includes:
- a CDS encoding NAD(P)H-binding protein codes for the protein MGNVAVIIGATGAVGREILEEVLKKEFYKKVYILGRSSVTKLVDNEKLEKIVVDFENLEFETNILNNADIFASLGTTIKIAKTKENQRKIDLDYTINFAKICEGKIRSFNVVSAIGANSRSKSFYTSLKGELEERLQEMNLGILRIYRPSLLISKRIDTRIMEEFFIKISPMLKPILHGKFKKYSPIEVGLLGKEIVRFAIEYKEKGIYTYSDFKEA
- a CDS encoding single-stranded DNA-binding protein, coding for MLNQVILIGRLVKKPELRVSEGGVNYIKATLAVQSEFKNKDGDYDTEFLEFTAFGKLAENTAKYCDKGSLLNIVGSLNNNVYKDKNGVNHYQLSIIANKVSFLSRSVKKEEKQDGDVFVLGQ
- a CDS encoding DUF1304 domain-containing protein encodes the protein MSIVSTILVVLVALLFFYIMYLETFATESESTSRVFNIPQEELKRKNLNVLFKNQGVYNGLLGVALVYGTFIASNQKEIIGMLLVYIILVAIYGGLTSDKKIILKQGGLPILAFISLFF
- a CDS encoding cupin domain-containing protein, which produces MKVGTIFEEAGLLKNHDRFKLVKKVGKKGDLIAKHNHPEALVLFSVVKGKVQVHLNDDEVHIVEPGKVLHFDGDNFINAEFLTDGELFVTLVNK
- a CDS encoding endonuclease/exonuclease/phosphatase family protein; translated protein: MKKYKLSILLATAVLGGTYVLPEANKVLAAEVKTEVVAPSIPNENTEIPKEVKNIGEIQGESHLSPLVGNKVIINNVIVTKKDKTGFYVQDKVSDNNPRTSDAIYVASKDNVEVGDLLKVQGIVKEGYMEEYSVKEGQTFKTPAGSLTVTQITNVTITKLGTTDLPKPINISGKMPKDIVDNTPTKYNPETEALDYWESLEGMLVEVNKPSVVGPQYKGDIYVLPGDYKGQKLNNIGGVNLRSGVQNTETLPIIVGNKFVAKAKDYFTENISGVVTYRNKTYKIDPNNVPNLQDGGLKREVSKIYPSEDKLTIASYNIENFSANNNGHDETPEEKVDKIANSFIKEVHSPDIITLIEVQDNNGGVNDGTVDGVKSGEKLAQRIKQLGGPEYKYTEIAPVDGKDGGKPGANIRVAYLYNPKRVTLVGKDKGGSEEAARFVNGHLEKNPARIDPTNVHFDKVRKSLAAEFEFKGERIVVIANHLKSKIGDDAIYGSNQPSVENTKAKRIEEAKILNAFIKEGLRQNPNLKFVLTGDFNDFEFSDSVKTIVGNELVNLMAEHDAGDRYSYFYRGSNQSLDNILVSKNIKDKVVFSPVHINASFMEEHGRASDHDPVVVQIDFSKPKQSTTPEVKPTLPELSGESDNSNKEKTNRSKDEKTILPKTGLTSSSSLVFVTLGVIVAFFLVRKKRNN